The window ATTGTTATCCTTCTTACTAATCTTCACCAATTCACTATAAAATTTGGATAGTGCTTTCATTTCATCTTCCGTCAAATCTTCCACATCAATAAGTCGGTTACTTGCATCATGACTGGAAGCAATTAATTCATTTAATTTCAATTGCGTTGCCAACGATTCTTTGTTTTGACTCCGTTGTATTAAAAAAACCATTAAAAAAGTTACGATAGTAGTGCCTGTATTAATTACTAATTGCCAAGTATCTGAATAGCTGAAAAAAGGACCAGATACCAGCCAAATTATAATGGATGATCCGGCTATTAAAAAAGCAGCGGAACTGCCTGTGCTTTTTGTAACAGCGGAAGAGAGTTTTTCATAGGGACTTTCTCTATTAAATTTAAAGCTCATATTGTTTGATTTTAATTTTTTTATTGATTAATAAGCAAGTATAAAAAATTGAATGCAAAATAAACTACTGAAATAATTGTATGCAAAATTTTAGGAATAACAACCCAATATCTATTTTGTTTTTAGTTATTCTTAATCGTAGAATGTATGAAATGTCGAGATTGAAACTGTATTATACCGTTTTCAATTGATCGGAATTTATAGGCTCTGTATATTTTAAATTCACAAAAAACATTTGTAAATCTCCCTTTCCTTTTGCATTAATAATTCCCCGTGATTCAAAAATAAAATCAGGATTATCTTTAATCAGATTATAAGTAGATTGAGAAATATTTACTTTGCCCACTTCGCCATTGCTTTCCATTCTTGATGCTGTGTTTACTGTATCACCCCAAATATCATATTGAAATTTTTTAGTACCTACAATTCCTGCAACCACCGAGCCGGTATGGATACCACAACGCATTTCAAATTTAGAAAATACAGTTTCGGATAATTCACTTTCTCTATGGGTGATGTATGCTTGTATTTCTATAGCTGCCGTTACTGCAATTTCCGCAGAGTTTTCAACAGGAGTAGGTAATCCAACTGCGGCCATATAGCTATCACCAATAGTTTTTATTTTTTCAATATTATATTTTTCTATGATTGCATCGAATGCCGAAAAGCAGGTGTGCATTTCCTTTACAATTTGCGTAGGTGTAAGTTTTTCGGAGAGAATGGTGAAATCTTTAAAATCTGTAAATAGCACACTTACTTGTTCGAATTGTTTTGCTTCAGCAGTTCCAGTCTGTTTTAATTCTTCAGCAGTTTTCTCTGGTAGAATATTCAGCAGCAAAGTATCACTACGCTTTTTTTCTTTCGATATTCGCATGCGTTGTTTTAATAGGAGCAATGCAAGCACAAACACAATTAATAATCCGCCACCTAATGTATTGCTAAATTGTTTTTGTCGTTTTAATTCCTGTTGAGCAATAGCCGCTTTTATTTTCTGTTCGGTTTTTTCGTTTTCCATTTCCTGTTGCAAATCATACTTGCCTTTCATCTCTGTAATGCGTTGCAGAATATTATTACTTGAAATAGAATCCTTCAGATTATTTAAATCTCTGAGATAATAAAATGCTTTAATATAATTTCCTGTTGATTCATATGCTTTATACAAACTCTCCTCTGCTTCAATAAGATAAATTCCAAAAGATCCTTTACCCTTGCATAATTCCACTGCAAGTGAACCATACTTTATAGATTGATTGTATTCATTTATATTTAAATAAGCTGTGGAAATAAATGCATACGCCGGCACCAATGCCGTGTTGTCTTTTAATTGTGGATTTGCATTTATTATTTCAGAAAGTATTTCAATTGCTTTTGAATAATTTCCTTTATTGGTAAACATTTTTCCATAAAAGGAATTAATCTGCATAATGCGTTCAGGGTTATCTCCACCATAATTATTTATTGCCAGATTAAACATTTCAGAAGCATTATCAAATTCGCCTAATTCAGAATAGGAGAGTGCGAGCAGATATTGGGCAGTACCATTTATATTTTGATCTGCATTTTTATTATTAATTATTTCGAGAAAATAGCGGGATGCATCGTTATAATTTTGTATTTCAAAACTCAAAATACCTAATTGCAAATTAGCTCTTGCTATACCTTCATTATCTCGTAACTCAGTATAAATTTGCAGGCTTTTCAAAATGTTCTTTGTTGGGCGATCACGAGGGCCGAAGTTGGTCAACTCTATTTTCCCGAGCAGTAGTAATATATCCGCTTGCTTTGAATAATACGGAATTTTTTCTGCTAAAGTCAACGCCTTATTCGCATATACCAAAGCGGAATCTTTTATCAGCATTGCCTGATATTTTTTTGCAATAAGAAATAATAATTCAGTGTGTATTGAATCTTCGGTGGATATGCTTAATGTAGTTTTTAAAGAATCAATTGTAGATAATTCTTTTGCTTCATTATCAGCAAATAATTGATTGGTATAAATACCGAATGCTATTACAATTAATAATTGAAGTAAGTGGGTTTTGAAGAGCATTTGCTAAGTTAAAATCTATTTTACGGAATGTTAGAATTTATAATTCACTAACTAAATGTATTCATTTGAATTTAGAATTTCTCTAAATTGTAGTGTTGAAGTGTTATACATTTTATATTCGTAATCGTGTTTTACGCAAGCTTTGTCAAGGTGAAAATTGGAATCAATATTTATTGATAAACTGATTTAATAAATTGAACTATCACCTATTATCAGTGTATTTGAGCTGTTTGTTATCTTAATTGTATTAGCTAATTACAATTCAAATTTCCAGTGAGTGAGGTGAAAAATATTGCATTAATTTTTCTGTGCTTTAGCTTTTGAAAGTTGTAAAAGTTTTTTAAATGGAGTTTATCGATTATAAAAGAAGATAGTTTTGTCTATTAATAAAAGATAAAATAGTCTTAAATAAATTAACAGACCCTCAATCCCAACTTAAAACTTCAGAACACTATGCAAAATGAAAAACAAAATGGTTCTATGCGCTCAAAAAGCATGAACTATATTATGAACACAAAGAACTGGTTAAAGCCGCTGATTTTTATACTAATAATCAGTCTTGCCGGGGTGGGTATGATAGGAATTCAAACCTATGTAGATGCACCACCAGAAGCTACATTTAAAGATCAACAAGGAAATGTAGTTTTTACCAAAGCAAATATTCAGGGAGGACAAGAAGTTTTTCATCAGAAGGCACTCATGGAATATGGAAGTTTTTTTGGTGATGGTGCACAGAGAGGACCTGACTTCACTGCAGAAGCATTACACTTGATGACTTTGTACATGATGGATTATTATGTAATTGAGCAAACAAAAAAGACCGGAACTGAACCGGATGCTACAGGTAAAATGCTGATTAATGAGCAAGTTAAATTAGAGCTGAAGCAAAATAATTATAATAAGGAAGAAAATTTTGTAGAGCTATCTCCAGCCGAGGTGTATGCATACAATGGTATAGTAAAATATTACACAGATTTTTTTATTGATGATAATGATGGAGTGGGTTTCCCTCCAAAGGATTTTATAAAAAGCAAAGAATCTACTGCTAATCTTGCCACCTTTTATTATTGGGGAGCATGGGTATGTGTTACTTCACGTCCCGGCGAAACTTTCAGCTATACACATAACTGGCCCTTTGATCCGATGGCAGGTAATACACCAACATCACCGGTAATTCTTTGGAGCGTTTTAGGAATGCTTGCATTTGTATTAATGTGTGGAATTGTATTGTATTTTATCGGTCAGTATAATCAACTGCCGAATAAATTTTTCAAACCACCAACACGAGATTTATTTACAATAGATAGGGTAGCTAAGTTTACACCAACAGCTACTCAAAAAGCTACGTATAAATTTTTTGCAGTTGCCGTTTTATTATTCTTCCTTCAGGTATGTGGTGGGCTGGTAACTATAAATGATTTTATTCATTGGTTAGACGCATTCGGAATTCATATCACTGATGATGTTCCTGTAAATATCTCCCGTTCATGGCATATCATGTTATCCTTATTTTGGATATCTACTTGTTGGATTGCTTCTTCAATATTTATATTACCCATACTTGCAAAAAAGGAAGTTCCCGGACAGTTACGATTAATTAATACAATCTTTTGGTTATTGGTTGTTCTGGTTGGTGGATCATTGATAGGTATGACTTTAGGACCATTAGGTGTTATGGGGAAATTGTGGTATTTATTAGGTCATCAAGGATGGGAATTTGTTGACTTCGGAAAAGCATATCAAGGTTTGCTTATGGTAATTTTCGCTCTTTGGGGAGTAGTAGTTTATCGTGGACTTAAGCCTGCATTTGTGAAGGGTGAAAGATGGTCTTTACCAAAATGGATTATGTATTCCGTTGTAGGTATTCCTGTTTTATTTTTATCAGGATTTGTTGCAAAGCCAGAAACTAATTTCGTGATTGCAGATTTCTGGAGATGGATGGTAATTCACATGTGGGTAGAAGCATTCTTTGAAGTATTTATTACTGTAATCGTGAGTTACTTAATGGTATTGATGGGATTGGTAAGTCGAAATGCTGCAGTGCGTGTTGTGTATTTTGCAACGATACTATTTTTAGGAACGGGGTTATTAGGTATTTCACATAATTTTTATTGGAATGCAAAACCTGTAGCGACAATGGCATTGGGTAGTGTGTTTTCAACATTGCAATTTGTGCCTCTGATTTTATTAACTGTAGAAGCTTACAGATTTAAAAATATGCCTCGACTTGCTGTAGGTGATGTTGCACATAATCAATTAGGAAACTTTGGTTTCCCTGAAGTATTTAAATTTTTAATTGCAGTGAATTTTTGGAATTTCTTTGGTGCAGGTGTACTGGGAATAATTATCAATTTACCAATAATGAATTATTTTGAACACGGTACTTATCTCACTATTAATCATGCGCATGCTGCGTTAATGGGTGTGTATGGAAATATCTCCATTGCAGCTTTATTGTTTGCTTCCAGGCTAACTGTTAAACACAATAAGTGGAATGCTAAGATTGTGAACTTCTCTTTCTGGTCAATAAATATTGGATTGATGTTAATGGTTGTTCTCGATTTATTCCCAGCAGGTGCAATACAATTTAAAGCGGTGGTTGAACAAGGATTATGGTTTGGAAGATCTTCTGAATTTGTTGATTTCGGTACATTCAAAGCATTGACTTATATGCGTGGTATCGGTGCGACAGTGTTTTTTGCTGGAGGTGTTGTTCCGCTTACTTACTTCATTGTTTCCAGATGGAATTCTTTGAAAGATAGAACTACCAATATTTTGGAAATGGATGCAGCTATTACTTACGAAATTAATCATGGAATAACTAATGAAGAAGAGCAAGAAATTGAAAAAGAAATTGAAGAATCTGAATTGGTTAATGGATAAATAATCAATTTTTATTTGGATTAGGTGAAATGAAGTATATACAGTATTTCCGGAAAGACACGGTTAGTGTGTCAGAAGGAGATACTGTTTTTTTTGGTTGATAATTGACTTCTAATTTTAGTCGAACACTTGTATACTTTTTAAAATGGTTACTTACGAATACCAAAGCATAATTATTAATGATTATTATATTTGATTCTTATTTCAATTAAGAACTTACCATGCGCACTCTTTCAAAAGCAACTGTATATTGTCTCCGGGCAATGATTTATATAGCTACTAAAACCGAAAAGGATAAGTACTTTAATATTGGTGATATCTCGCAGGAGTTAGAAATTTCCTACCATTTTTTAACGAAAACATTTCAAACAATTACACAGGCAGGATTACTTACTTCACTGCGTGGTCCTTATGGCGGAATAGCATTAGCAAAACCTGCTGAAGAAATTTTTCTTATTGATATTATTCATGTTTTGGAAGGAAAAAATTTTTTCGATAAATGTTTGCTTGGTCTTCCCGACTGCGGCGCAGCAGATCCTTGTCCGGTTCATAATTTTTGGAAGGATGTAAAGGAATCATTGCAATTGGAATTTGAACAAACTTCACTTGCTGATTTAGCAGAGGGAATTTCTCAAAAGAAAATGCGTATTTAATACTGAATCAAATTCAAGATATACTTTCTTTTTAAAATTGCATTTTTACATAATTCTTTTTTTATCCATACATGATTGCATTCGTGCTCAATTGAAATTATTTCTATTCTATTTTATTCAATCAGTTTTGCAGTTTAATACAAGGTAATTGAAGATTAATTCTTTTTGGGTGCTATTCAATTTAGCCTTCTCTTCCATTTCTTCCACATTTATTTCCCATTGATGTAATGTATATTGTTTTGGCAGATATAATGAATGGCAGGATGCACATTTTGATATATACAAATTGCGTCCGGTAATAAGTGAATCTAAAGAATTACCACTAATAACTTCATCCGCCGCCACAGGCATGTAAAGTGCCGAACTGCATCTTACCAAAAGGAATAAGCCAACAGCAAATAAAAAATAGTACTTAATTAAATGCATAAGAAAATATCAAACGACATTGCAATTTTTCAAATTCTTCAAGATCGAGGTGAGAATTATTTTGTTCTTTAAAAGAAACAATTTGGGGCATCACGGTAAAGTTTGCCCAGAAATTTTTATATACGTAGGAAAATCCGGGGCCTGCATAATAAGCACTATGTTCCCATTCGCCATCTTCAATCACATTGCGATACAAATTTTCAACAGTAATATTCATGCTTGGCGAAATCTGGTAAGCAAAACCAAGACTTATTTCTGCTTTATGTTCTTTTTCCCAATCTGTACCATCAAATTCCGGTTCAGGTTCTAACTCCATTTCATAAATCAAATTGGTGGCAATAGTTAGCTTATCAATTTTTTTATCCAAAATTATTTTGCCTTCTAATTCATATTCTGAAGTACCAATTCCGTATTCAGCATATAGTGCCAGCCCTACAGGATTAGCTACCGGATCTAATAATTTCAATTTCCATTCATTAGAAAAACTAAAGTCGTAGGTTGTGCTCAACGCCATTGCATCCACATCCCCAATTGCTTTTGTTGCTGTTGAAATATTTAAATAAAAGGCGGTTTGCAGTTTTCCTCCCAAACCAATTTCAAATTCAGATCTGTTGTCAAATCTGGAATAGTATTGTTCACGTCCGGTGCGCAGTGTATTCCATATTTCTAATTCCTTTTGACCTTGGTTTAATACACCACTTTGATAAGTATATGTAAATATGCGATCCTGACTATACACAGTAGAAACAGTTAGAATACAAAGTATGATTATAAATAATTGTTTCATTAATATTTTGATTTGTTGGCTGCAAAAGTAGAGATGAGTATAATGGATAGCAATACCTATTTGTAGTGATTCTAAATAAGGAGAGTAAAGAATTGTAAAATGAAAACCTGCCTATTATTAAAAATTGGTGATAAGGTTTTTGGAAGAATTTAGATGCAAGTGATTAATCGAATATTGTTTCACCTTGATGAATAAATGCATTATCCCGCAGTTGTAATAAATTTCCTTTTTTGGATTTTTGTTTTGCAGGCATATCTGTTATTGCACTTGTTCGCAAATTAATTATTTTAATTCCTGTGCTTTGAGAATTTGAATGAGCATAAAAATTATCATACAACACATACTGCAAACTATCGGATTCGAAATACACATAATTTAAATCCAGACCTTCATTTGCAACACCACCACCTCGCAAATAATAGGAATAACTTATCTGTTTCCAACTCATGGAATCATTTGCTGGAAATTCTAAATTAATATTGTGTTTAGTACCGTATCTAAAAATGATATAGGTATTGTTTTCCTCTGTACTAAGAGAAACAACTTTTCCTTCTGTTGTTTTAAAAGAAAGAATTAAATGCTCACCTTCTTTAATATATTCTGCATTAGAAATATTGAAACCAAAAAGATGTAATGAAAAAAATAGAGTAAGTATTAGCTGCATAATTTTTTTTGGGAGTCTATTAGTAAACATTATTTAAATAATGCATGCAATTCTTTAATTTAAATATTGATGGATATTAAGCTTAATTGATTATAAATTTCCCGGCTCCAAAAAATGCATTATTCATTTCTACATTGAAATAATAGAATCCCCTTGCAAGTCCATCCCGGTTTATTCTTAATGGATATTGAGGATTAAATTGAATAGTTCTCAGTCGCATTCCTGCTGAATTATAAATGTATAAATATGCTTGAGAATACTGCGTAGAAAATGCTTGTAAATGAGTTTCGGTACTGAACGGATTTGGATAAAGATTAATAGAATTAAAATTCTCTTCTATGGATTCAATATCTGTCCAATGATAATTGCAATCGCCTTCATATAATGTGGTTACATAATATTGTATTTCGTCTTTTGTTGAGCATAATAAATAATGACTTCCCACTTGATCGTGGTCATCATGATAAGTGATTCCAGCATTACAACCTAATCCTTCTGTGAATTTCAGTTTTTCGTAAATACCACTTACACCTAAGTAGTAATTAAATTGAATAATTTTTTTTGAATCCAAATAATACACAGAATCTACAATAGCATAATTATTATCATCTGATCCTACATAGGTTAGCAAAAAAAATGTATCTGCAATGCTTAAACTCAGATCCATTATTAATATCTCATTTGTGTCCGAAGCATATAAATACCAGGCTTTACCGGTATTAATGTCTTCTCTTATAAAGCCACTTATATAGCTATATATAAATACAGTTTTATAGGTATATCCATTTATAATTGTATCAAATGTGGTATAAAATGAATCAGTTTCCACTGCATCGGGTACTTCGTGAGCAATATTCCATGTTGTAGAATTTTCACCAAAAATGCTTTCGTAAGGTTGTGCATTCACCTTTTGAATTATAATTAGAAGTATAATCAGAATACACTTATTTGATATGGTAAATATTGATTTCATTTATATATTTTAAGTATTTAAAAGTAATACAAAAAAATTTGTATTTACTAAAAGTTGTCTTGACTAGATCTTAATTCTGATTTAGTAAAATATGTAATCTTATAATACTATAAATCAAGAAAGAAATATTACAATGATTTGAATTATTATACAGCAACTATTTCTCTTACTAAAACGCCCTGTTAATTCCAACTACCCATCTCAACTTAAAATAATCTTGTTCTTCAAATGGTGGATGATTTAATAACAATGGAAAATCAATGCGCAATGTCAATGGATTTACAGTTTGTAAAACTCCCCAATCCGTTATGCTAAATGTAGCACCAATTCCGCCATCAATGCGCACAGCAGAAAAAGCATGTGAATTATCTTCTAATTGATACACCATACTTCCTGCGTCGGCAAATACATAAGGTGTCATTTTAATAAATTTCAACAATTTAAAATTGAATAAACGATTAAATGCTAATTCAGCATTTGCTGCTGCTCCACTTGTTCCGGAATACACAAAATATAAATTGCCATCCTTGCCTTCATCCACTACAGTATATCCGTTATATCCTCTTAGATTTAAACCGCCACCCATTTGAAAATGATTCGTAACATCACTATAATCCACCCAATCATTTGGCACCCAACCAGCAGCTCGTGTGAATTTATTTTCTAAATATTCTTCGGGGTTTGCACCTGCCATATATAATTGGGATTCGGGTGCGCTATTATTATTGCTGTATCCTGCTTGTATAAAAAAACGTGTGCGTAAATCAAATTTTCCAAGACGATTATTATTTATTGCTTCCACATTTACACGACCAAATTCCACTTCACTAAATGGTGCATTTGCACGAAGTGATGTAATTATTTTTCCATTGCCAGTAAAGTATTTATAATGATGTTCGTAAGCTAAATTCAATGAACTGTTGTAGGTAGTTCCGAAATGTGTAGTGTCTAGCAGATAAGATTTTTCAGTAGCTTGAAATCCTTTAAGTGCAACCGTAATTTTATTTTGTTGCGACCAGCCAATGCGTTTTTCAATTCCAATGGTACCACCGGCAATGCCATCCATATATTTTGCATTCATGAAGAAATCGCTGTAAGGAATAATGCGATCCGTTGCTGTTTTATAATCTAAGTTAAATGCAAATGGTTGCGCATAATACATTGCTTCATCGTTGTTGTAATTATAAAATCCACCTTGGAATGCAGTTGTATTATACCATGCAGTGAAATTGAAAATGTGCTTGTAATTAAAATAATTTCCGTTGAAATGTACACCTGCTTTTAATCCATCTGTTTCATTAAACCAAAGTTCAGGTCTCCAATATAAACGATAATGATCCGGGTCAGGATAGTTAGCAACTTTAGAATCAAAGCGGGTAATGATTGGACATTTCTTTGCATCATTTAATGCATTGATATCTGCAAGACGATTTGTAGGATCAATAATTACATTTTCTAATTTGCCGGGTACCACCACATTTGCCTTGTAAGTTGTATTTAATTTATCCCAACCATACCATTTTGGTAACACTTGTACAACGTCAAATGCATACGGATTTATTCTTGCATTATCTGCATTGATATTACTACCAGATTTGCCTTGCGGAAAATCTTTTTCCCACCATGTGTTTGGAATATAATAAGAAACAGTATCTGTATTTGTAATCACATCAAAATCCAACGGCATTTGCATACGTCCTATTCTTTTAAATGTAATTTCATATTGATTCAATGGTAAATTCGCATTGGCTAAAGCTTCTGTTGGTTGTATTTTTTTAACACCAGTAATTGCATAATCAATATTTTTAGTTGTCTCCAACCATTGATCAAAAAACCAATTTAAATCCACTCCTGTAAATTGAATAATACTATTGCGAAAATCCTCCGGATATGGATGGCATAAAGTCCATTGAGAAACATAGTGTTGCATTGCTTTTAAAAATAAAGTATCACCCAATACATATTGCAGATTATATAACATAGTTCCTCCTTTATAATACACATTGCCATATCCGCCACCATGTCTGAGTGCACTATTAAAATAATCGGAATGTGTGTTTAAAGGTGAGTCATCAAATCGTGTTGCATCACGCAAATAACCATAATCCAATTCATCAAATTTTATTGGTGTAGGTTCTGAAAATTTTTTCAGATATGAATTACTTTCTTCATATACTATTTTTATATCACCATCAATTTTACGATACACATAAGTGTCGGCAAATTGAGTAAAGCCTTCATCTAAAAAAGCACGATAAGTTTCATTACTACCTATCATTCCAAAAAACCATTGATGACCAACTTCATGAGCCAGTACATCACGATAATACGGATCAAATCCACCATCTAAAGTGAGCATAGGATATTCCATTCCATCCTGTGCATCAGCAACAATTATTTTCGGCCAGATATATTCACCAAAATTTTTAGAGTAGGTTTCTATTAATGCTTTTGTGTAATCCGCTGCATACACCCATCCTGCCGCATGAGGTTCTCGTACTAATGCAATGCAACGCACTAATCTTCCATTCACCATTGCTGCTGTTTCACCAATACGATATGTTGGATCTGCAGTTGCTGCAAAGTCATGCACATTCACTGCATAAAATCTCCATGTTTTTTTATTCCCGGGAATAATTGGAATTATTTCAGAAGGTGGAGACTTCCATTCTTTAGTATAAAAATTGCGAATGTCTAATTGCTTGCGCAAGTTATCAGGCATTACTTCTTCCTGATTTGTTATATATCCAGTTCCATCTACAATATAATGTGCAGGTAATTTTAAATTCACTTCATAAGATCCATAATCACCATAAAATTCACGACCGAGATGCTGATCTGTTGACCATCCGAATTTTTTATCATATACAGCAATTCTTGGATACCAGTGGGTAATATCATAATGCTTATATCCATAACTGTCAAATGATTTCATGCGACGGCGAATGGTGCCATCTCCATAATAGGTTTTGAATTTTATGCGGAATGTAATGCTTCCTTTTGGTTGAATGGGTTCAGAAAGATCTGCCCGTAAAATAGTATTATCCTGAGTTAGTACAACTTGTTTATCCGTTGGGAAACCATTTATAGCAAGTACATGCAAATCTTCAATTTCAGTTCCTAAACCAGCGGCTTCATATTGAGTAAAAGTGGGTTTTATACCATTCACTTTTGTCAATGCATCCAAATAAGAATCCGGTTGAAATGCTTCTTGATATAAATGAAAATAAACAAAAGGCAATGCATCCGGACTATTATTATAATAAGTAAGAATTAATTCGCCATCAATAATATCGGTTGAATCATTCAGCTCTGCATTAATTATATATTGTACATCTTGTTGCCAATATCCTTCGTGTGGCATTTTATTTTTCCAATACCAAGGATTGCCTGCGTCACGATAATGATAGGGTGGTTTGAACGCCTCTGTTGCAATAGTGCCTACTTGTGCAAAAGATTGTGAAATAAAAAGTATAGCGACAAAATAAAATATCCAATTCTTCATTTCTTGTAATTTGTTTTTCAATTATTTTTATCCGTTCAAAAATACAAATCTTGCCGCAGTCAGAACAGTTATATAATGTTGCTTTATCCTTAGTGCCCAATGTGGGTTGTGTTACTGCTAAAAACTTAATTAGTTATTGTGGCAGCGCAGAAAAAGTGTTTAATGTTTCGAAAAAAAAATTATTGACAATACCCGGCGTAGGAGGTGCAATGGCAGAAAGTATTTTACATTTTAAAGAATTTTCACGGGCAGAAAAAGAATTAGAATTTGCAGAAAAAAATAATATCCGAATTCTGGATTTTAATGCAGATGATTATCCTAAACGTTTGCGCAACTGTATAGATGCA of the Bacteroidota bacterium genome contains:
- a CDS encoding M1 family metallopeptidase — its product is MKNWIFYFVAILFISQSFAQVGTIATEAFKPPYHYRDAGNPWYWKNKMPHEGYWQQDVQYIINAELNDSTDIIDGELILTYYNNSPDALPFVYFHLYQEAFQPDSYLDALTKVNGIKPTFTQYEAAGLGTEIEDLHVLAINGFPTDKQVVLTQDNTILRADLSEPIQPKGSITFRIKFKTYYGDGTIRRRMKSFDSYGYKHYDITHWYPRIAVYDKKFGWSTDQHLGREFYGDYGSYEVNLKLPAHYIVDGTGYITNQEEVMPDNLRKQLDIRNFYTKEWKSPPSEIIPIIPGNKKTWRFYAVNVHDFAATADPTYRIGETAAMVNGRLVRCIALVREPHAAGWVYAADYTKALIETYSKNFGEYIWPKIIVADAQDGMEYPMLTLDGGFDPYYRDVLAHEVGHQWFFGMIGSNETYRAFLDEGFTQFADTYVYRKIDGDIKIVYEESNSYLKKFSEPTPIKFDELDYGYLRDATRFDDSPLNTHSDYFNSALRHGGGYGNVYYKGGTMLYNLQYVLGDTLFLKAMQHYVSQWTLCHPYPEDFRNSIIQFTGVDLNWFFDQWLETTKNIDYAITGVKKIQPTEALANANLPLNQYEITFKRIGRMQMPLDFDVITNTDTVSYYIPNTWWEKDFPQGKSGSNINADNARINPYAFDVVQVLPKWYGWDKLNTTYKANVVVPGKLENVIIDPTNRLADINALNDAKKCPIITRFDSKVANYPDPDHYRLYWRPELWFNETDGLKAGVHFNGNYFNYKHIFNFTAWYNTTAFQGGFYNYNNDEAMYYAQPFAFNLDYKTATDRIIPYSDFFMNAKYMDGIAGGTIGIEKRIGWSQQNKITVALKGFQATEKSYLLDTTHFGTTYNSSLNLAYEHHYKYFTGNGKIITSLRANAPFSEVEFGRVNVEAINNNRLGKFDLRTRFFIQAGYSNNNSAPESQLYMAGANPEEYLENKFTRAAGWVPNDWVDYSDVTNHFQMGGGLNLRGYNGYTVVDEGKDGNLYFVYSGTSGAAANAELAFNRLFNFKLLKFIKMTPYVFADAGSMVYQLEDNSHAFSAVRIDGGIGATFSITDWGVLQTVNPLTLRIDFPLLLNHPPFEEQDYFKLRWVVGINRAF